A genomic segment from Geitlerinema sp. PCC 7407 encodes:
- a CDS encoding leucyl aminopeptidase, translating into MDFRGINTPHSEWSGDGLAIGFFEDAVELSGDLAKLDEALSGILSELIAEAEFKGKEGSSAATRVGSGSAIRKLMIVGLGKAEALKLDGLRRAGAIAAKLAKREKCAHVGLSLPTGDFSPESSAQAIVEGITLALFKDTRFKSETDDKNPDPTQVDLLGLGDEAAAAGIAKAQQVCTGVILARHLVAAPPNAVTAITLAETATAIAQEHGLELEILEQADCEELGMGAFLGVARASDLPPKFIHLTYKPAGTPRRKLAIIGKGLTFDSGGLNLKGPGSGIETMKMDMGGAAATLGAAKAVGQLKPDTEVHFIVAATENMISGRAMRPGDILTASNGKTIEVNNTDAEGRLTLADALVFADKLGLDAIVDLATLTGACVIALGNDVAGLWSTSDAIADQLKQAADQAGEKLWPMPMEDKYFDGLKSPIADMKNTGPRPGGAITAALFLKQFVKDTPWAHLDIAGPVWADKEDSYTVAGATGYGVRTLVNWVAGA; encoded by the coding sequence ATGGATTTTCGAGGGATTAACACGCCCCATTCGGAATGGTCCGGAGATGGTCTGGCCATCGGCTTTTTTGAAGACGCTGTCGAGCTCAGCGGCGATCTGGCAAAGCTGGACGAGGCGCTTTCAGGGATTCTCTCCGAGCTGATTGCCGAGGCAGAGTTTAAGGGCAAAGAGGGCAGCAGCGCCGCGACTCGGGTGGGCAGCGGCAGCGCGATTCGCAAGCTGATGATCGTGGGCCTGGGCAAAGCAGAGGCCCTGAAGCTCGATGGTCTGCGCCGGGCCGGGGCGATCGCCGCCAAACTGGCGAAGCGGGAAAAGTGCGCCCACGTCGGTCTGAGCCTACCAACGGGCGATTTTTCTCCCGAGAGCAGCGCCCAAGCCATCGTGGAAGGCATCACCCTGGCCCTCTTCAAGGACACCCGCTTCAAGTCGGAAACCGACGACAAGAACCCCGATCCGACTCAGGTCGATCTGCTGGGACTGGGTGACGAAGCCGCCGCCGCGGGCATTGCCAAGGCTCAGCAAGTCTGCACTGGGGTGATCCTCGCTCGCCACCTCGTCGCCGCGCCCCCCAACGCCGTCACCGCCATTACCCTGGCCGAAACCGCCACGGCGATCGCCCAAGAGCACGGCCTCGAGCTAGAAATTCTCGAACAGGCAGACTGCGAAGAACTGGGCATGGGCGCTTTCTTGGGCGTTGCCCGCGCCTCCGACCTGCCTCCCAAATTCATCCACCTGACCTACAAGCCCGCCGGCACGCCCCGCCGCAAGCTCGCCATCATCGGCAAAGGTCTCACCTTCGACTCTGGCGGCCTGAACCTCAAAGGCCCCGGCAGCGGCATCGAAACCATGAAAATGGACATGGGCGGCGCCGCCGCCACCCTGGGAGCTGCCAAGGCCGTCGGCCAGCTCAAGCCCGACACAGAAGTGCACTTCATCGTGGCGGCGACCGAGAACATGATCAGCGGTCGCGCCATGCGCCCCGGTGACATCCTCACCGCCTCCAACGGCAAGACCATCGAGGTCAACAATACCGACGCCGAAGGTCGTCTGACCCTCGCCGATGCGCTAGTCTTTGCGGACAAGCTGGGCCTCGACGCCATCGTGGACCTGGCCACCCTGACCGGCGCCTGCGTGATCGCCCTAGGGAACGACGTCGCCGGTTTGTGGAGCACCAGTGACGCGATCGCCGACCAGCTCAAGCAGGCCGCCGACCAAGCAGGCGAAAAGCTGTGGCCGATGCCCATGGAAGACAAGTACTTCGATGGCCTCAAGTCGCCGATCGCCGACATGAAAAACACCGGCCCCCGCCCCGGTGGTGCCATCACCGCAGCCCTGTTCCTCAAGCAGTTTGTGAAGGACACCCCCTGGGCTCACCTGGACATCGCCGGTCCCGTCTGGGCCGACAAAGAAGACTCCTACACCGTCGCCGGCGCAACCGGCTACGGCGTGCGCACCCTGGTGAACTGGGTCGCTGGCGCCTAA
- a CDS encoding TlyA family RNA methyltransferase, giving the protein MAKQRLDNRLVELDLCPSRQQAQRLIRAGEVTVNQQQIDKPGTLVSEDDRIAVKARSPYVSRGGEKLAKAIAAFGIAVEGRVCLDGGISTGGFTDCLLQSGAVQVYGIDVGYGQVAWKLRQDSRVILRERTNLRYLEPSELYGEGATVPDLGVVDVSFISLTKVLPAMWRLMRSPREVVLLVKPQFEVGREKVGKKGVVRSTADQAEAIARVLSAAQDLGWHYSGLTWSPLLGPAGNIEFLLWLSMNETTAAPDLAAIAQLTAIAADTLKGAPSV; this is encoded by the coding sequence TTGGCCAAGCAGCGACTGGACAATCGGTTGGTAGAGCTGGATCTTTGCCCGTCTCGGCAGCAGGCCCAGCGGCTTATTCGAGCTGGGGAGGTGACGGTCAATCAGCAGCAGATTGACAAGCCGGGAACGCTGGTCAGCGAAGATGACCGGATCGCGGTGAAGGCGCGCTCGCCCTACGTATCTCGGGGCGGCGAAAAGCTGGCGAAGGCGATCGCGGCCTTTGGCATTGCTGTCGAAGGGCGAGTTTGTCTAGATGGCGGCATTTCGACCGGCGGCTTTACGGACTGCCTGCTCCAGAGCGGGGCCGTGCAGGTCTACGGCATCGATGTGGGCTACGGGCAGGTAGCCTGGAAGCTGCGCCAAGACTCGCGGGTGATCTTGCGGGAGCGCACCAATCTCCGATACCTGGAGCCGTCGGAGCTGTATGGCGAGGGGGCGACGGTGCCAGATTTGGGCGTGGTGGACGTGTCGTTTATTTCTTTGACCAAGGTGCTGCCAGCGATGTGGCGTCTGATGCGATCGCCGCGAGAGGTGGTGCTGCTGGTCAAGCCCCAGTTCGAGGTGGGGCGAGAAAAGGTGGGCAAAAAAGGCGTCGTCCGCAGCACAGCCGATCAGGCAGAGGCGATCGCCCGCGTTCTCTCTGCCGCTCAGGATCTGGGCTGGCACTACAGCGGTCTAACTTGGTCGCCTCTGCTGGGTCCTGCGGGCAACATTGAGTTTCTGCTGTGGCTGTCGATGAACGAAACTACAGCAGCCCCTGATCTCGCCGCGATCGCCCAGCTGACGGCGATCGCAGCCGACACCCTCAAGGGCGCCCCGAGCGTGTGA
- a CDS encoding NYN domain-containing protein, protein MLHNIDNDCVFTPEQVLENRGRVAIFIDGSNLFYAALQLGIEIDYTKLLCRLTAGSRLLRSFFYTGVDRTNEKQQGFLLWMRRNGYRVISKDLVQLPDGSKKANLDVEIAVDMMALVGSYDTAVLVSGDGDLAYAVDAVSYRGVRVEVVSLRSMTSDSLINVADRYIDLDGIKEDIQKTPRHNYTYRPLSGMSLLEDADHQK, encoded by the coding sequence ATGTTGCACAACATAGATAACGACTGCGTCTTCACACCAGAGCAGGTTTTGGAGAATCGCGGTCGCGTTGCCATTTTCATCGATGGCTCCAATCTCTTTTACGCTGCGCTGCAGCTGGGAATTGAGATTGACTACACCAAGTTGTTGTGTCGGTTGACGGCAGGCTCGAGACTTCTGCGATCGTTTTTCTACACAGGCGTCGATCGCACCAATGAAAAGCAGCAGGGTTTCTTGCTGTGGATGCGCCGAAACGGCTACCGCGTCATTTCCAAGGATTTGGTTCAGCTGCCCGACGGGTCCAAAAAAGCCAATCTTGATGTTGAAATCGCGGTGGATATGATGGCGCTGGTGGGCTCCTACGACACAGCGGTGCTGGTCAGCGGGGACGGCGACCTGGCCTATGCGGTGGATGCGGTGAGCTATCGCGGTGTGCGAGTTGAGGTGGTCAGCTTGCGATCGATGACCAGCGACAGTCTGATCAACGTAGCCGATCGCTACATTGACCTCGACGGCATCAAAGAAGACATTCAGAAAACTCCTCGCCACAACTACACCTACCGGCCACTGTCGGGGATGAGTCTGCTTGAGGATGCCGACCACCAAAAATAG
- the metG gene encoding methionine--tRNA ligase, whose protein sequence is MSSISTENKKTFALTTPLYYVNDLPHIGSAYTTIAADVVARYHRLRGHSVLMVTGTDEHGQKIQRTAEALGRPPQEHCDTISATFADLWQRLNIRCDRFIRTTDPRHAAIVQEFFQRVWDKGDIYLGHQKGWYCVACEEFKEERDLLEGHRCALHPNKEAEWRDEQNYFFRLSAYQDKLEALYQNQPDFIQPASRRNEVLNFVSQGLQDFSISRVNVEWGFPVPADPKHTLYVWFDALLGYVTALLEPEDEPTLSNALAKWWPINLHLIGKDILRFHAVYWPAMLMSAELPLPTQVVGHGFLTKDGHKMSKSIGNTVNPVELVEAYGADAIRYYFLKEIEFGRDGDYSETRFINTLNADLANDLGNLLNRTSRMVHKYFGPQVPGVDGAAIPADHPLKSVGQTLGDRVAAAYDSLAFSEGCAAILSLAQLGNKFIDEQAPWKRYKEGDTEKVAEILYAVLESVRLAAYLLSPITPQLSTTIYQQLGFSINFDNDSLIDVDLPFATHATWGTLPASQSLSEPQPVFQRLEQPKVSGGPD, encoded by the coding sequence ATGAGTTCTATCTCTACAGAAAATAAGAAAACATTTGCCCTTACAACGCCGCTTTATTATGTAAACGATTTACCCCATATCGGCAGCGCCTACACAACGATCGCCGCCGACGTCGTCGCTCGCTACCATCGACTGCGGGGCCACTCCGTCCTCATGGTGACCGGCACCGACGAGCATGGCCAAAAAATCCAGCGCACCGCCGAAGCCCTCGGCAGACCGCCCCAAGAGCACTGCGACACCATCTCCGCCACCTTCGCCGACCTGTGGCAGCGCCTGAACATCCGGTGCGATCGCTTCATCCGCACCACCGACCCGCGCCACGCCGCCATCGTCCAAGAGTTTTTTCAGCGCGTCTGGGACAAAGGTGACATCTACCTCGGTCACCAAAAAGGCTGGTACTGCGTCGCCTGCGAAGAATTCAAAGAAGAGCGCGACCTCCTAGAAGGCCATCGCTGCGCCCTCCACCCCAACAAAGAAGCCGAATGGCGCGACGAGCAAAACTACTTCTTTCGCCTCTCGGCCTACCAAGACAAACTCGAAGCTCTCTACCAAAACCAGCCTGACTTCATTCAGCCCGCCAGTCGCCGCAACGAAGTCCTCAACTTCGTCTCCCAGGGCCTCCAAGACTTCTCCATTTCCCGCGTCAACGTCGAGTGGGGCTTCCCCGTTCCCGCCGACCCCAAGCACACCCTCTACGTCTGGTTTGATGCCCTGCTTGGCTACGTGACTGCGCTCCTCGAACCCGAAGACGAGCCCACCCTCAGCAACGCCCTCGCCAAATGGTGGCCCATCAACCTTCATCTGATTGGTAAAGACATTCTGCGGTTTCACGCGGTGTACTGGCCCGCGATGCTAATGTCAGCAGAATTGCCGCTTCCCACCCAAGTTGTGGGGCACGGCTTTTTGACCAAAGACGGCCACAAAATGAGCAAAAGCATTGGCAATACTGTCAATCCAGTAGAACTGGTAGAAGCCTACGGCGCTGATGCAATTCGGTATTACTTCCTCAAAGAAATTGAGTTTGGCCGTGACGGAGACTACAGCGAAACCCGTTTTATCAACACTCTAAATGCCGACTTGGCCAACGATTTAGGTAACTTGCTGAACCGCACTTCGCGTATGGTTCACAAGTATTTTGGCCCTCAAGTTCCCGGGGTTGACGGAGCGGCTATCCCAGCGGATCATCCCCTAAAATCTGTCGGCCAAACCCTGGGCGATCGCGTTGCGGCGGCCTACGACTCCCTCGCTTTTAGTGAAGGATGCGCAGCGATTTTGTCCCTCGCCCAGCTCGGAAACAAGTTTATTGACGAGCAAGCACCCTGGAAACGCTACAAAGAAGGAGACACCGAGAAAGTCGCCGAAATTTTGTACGCGGTTCTTGAATCTGTTAGATTAGCAGCCTACTTGTTGTCGCCGATTACACCTCAATTGAGCACGACAATTTATCAGCAGCTAGGCTTCTCAATAAACTTTGATAACGACTCTTTAATAGATGTAGATCTCCCGTTTGCGACCCATGCAACTTGGGGAACACTACCTGCTAGTCAGTCTTTGAGTGAGCCTCAACCTGTTTTTCAGCGCTTGGAGCAGCCCAAAGTTTCGGGTGGTCCTGATTAG
- a CDS encoding DUF4112 domain-containing protein has product MPQPPRQPLTPASTDPRHGTLRRLKSLSTLLDNAVTIPGINYRVGLDPLLGLIPGAGDLAGVVFSTYIVLQAARWRLPKETIGRMVFNILCEALVGTVPVVGDIFDVAWKANAKNVALLEAHIAQPRTSPQSDRWFVALLIGGFLVIMLALLAVSLVSLYWLIQWLAGAIAP; this is encoded by the coding sequence ATGCCCCAGCCCCCTCGCCAGCCCTTAACCCCTGCCTCTACCGATCCGCGGCACGGCACGCTGCGCCGCCTGAAGTCCCTGAGCACGCTCCTCGACAATGCGGTGACAATTCCGGGAATTAACTATCGCGTGGGGCTCGATCCGCTGCTGGGGCTGATTCCGGGGGCTGGCGACTTGGCGGGGGTGGTGTTCTCGACCTACATCGTGCTGCAAGCGGCCCGCTGGCGGCTGCCCAAGGAGACCATCGGCCGGATGGTGTTCAATATTCTCTGCGAGGCGTTGGTGGGGACAGTGCCGGTGGTTGGCGACATCTTTGATGTGGCGTGGAAGGCCAATGCCAAGAACGTTGCGCTGCTCGAAGCTCACATTGCCCAGCCCCGGACCAGCCCGCAGAGCGATCGCTGGTTTGTGGCGCTGCTGATCGGTGGCTTCCTGGTGATCATGCTGGCCTTGCTGGCCGTCAGCTTGGTGAGCCTGTACTGGCTGATCCAGTGGCTGGCAGGGGCGATCGCCCCCTAA
- the mscL gene encoding large conductance mechanosensitive channel protein MscL, translating into MTVRRGHEATLGFLQAFKEFALKGNVVDLAVAVVIGAAFGKIIASLVEDIIMPSVVNPLVNLTTQGGDWRELTVGPGIKIGSFLGTVLDFAIVAFALFVVVTLIQRLTQRKKAEEVAAAPSERECPYCLSTIPAAASRCPHCTSEVTPQGPAL; encoded by the coding sequence ATGACTGTTAGACGCGGCCATGAGGCAACGCTCGGCTTTCTGCAAGCGTTCAAAGAGTTTGCGCTAAAAGGCAACGTAGTAGATTTGGCGGTTGCCGTCGTTATTGGTGCTGCTTTCGGCAAGATCATTGCGTCTTTGGTCGAAGACATCATCATGCCGTCCGTCGTGAATCCCCTCGTGAATCTCACGACCCAGGGCGGAGACTGGCGGGAGCTCACGGTCGGACCCGGCATCAAAATTGGTAGCTTTTTGGGGACGGTCCTCGACTTTGCGATCGTCGCCTTTGCGCTTTTCGTTGTCGTGACGCTGATCCAGCGCCTCACCCAGCGCAAAAAGGCCGAAGAAGTAGCTGCCGCTCCATCTGAGCGCGAGTGCCCCTACTGCCTCTCGACCATCCCTGCGGCAGCCAGTCGCTGCCCCCACTGCACCTCAGAGGTGACGCCCCAAGGTCCAGCTCTCTAG
- a CDS encoding alpha-amylase family glycosyl hydrolase — translation MANNIEFQLFAPYNQGAALIGSFSDWEEIPMKKGDDGYFRTQVALEDGEYHYKFRVQSRSWFLEPDAWVDIVDPYATDVDSPTQNGVVRIKDGQIIVDTYVWQNDDKPLPPDHELVIYEMHISDFSGGEDDPLERGKFRHVIEKLDYLCDLGVNAIEIMPVKEYPGDYSWGYNPRYFCAVESSYGGSDGLKRLIDECHGRGIRVILDGVYNHSEASCPLTQIDHDYWYHHEPRDPDNNWGPEFNYEHYDDNLDTYPARKFIGDVVRFWIEEYHIDGIRYDAARQMANYDFMHWIVQETKQAAGSKPFYNIAEHIPETTSITGLEGPMDGCWHESFYHCVLAHICGDTFDLEPLKDAIDGKRQGFLGATNLVNYLTNHDHNHVLAELADRDIFDEAAFKRVKLGAALLMTAMGVPLIWMGEEFGEYKYKSIEPSKIEWPLLANDLNQGLLNYYKGLLHLRKTNQALYGENVEFFHENPESRVLAYTRWNDEGSRVVVVANFSDQFLAGYAVPNFPADGTWHEWTGDYDVEVGDRTLMTDLPEYEAKVFVW, via the coding sequence ATGGCAAACAACATTGAATTTCAGCTATTTGCTCCCTACAACCAAGGTGCAGCACTGATTGGCTCGTTCTCCGACTGGGAAGAAATCCCCATGAAAAAAGGAGACGATGGCTACTTTCGAACTCAAGTTGCTCTAGAAGACGGCGAATATCACTACAAATTCCGGGTCCAGTCCCGCAGCTGGTTCCTCGAGCCCGACGCCTGGGTCGACATCGTTGATCCCTACGCCACAGACGTCGACTCCCCCACGCAAAACGGCGTCGTGCGCATCAAAGACGGCCAGATCATCGTGGATACCTACGTCTGGCAAAACGACGACAAGCCCCTGCCCCCGGACCACGAGCTGGTCATCTACGAGATGCACATCAGCGACTTTTCGGGCGGCGAAGACGATCCCCTCGAGCGGGGCAAATTCCGCCACGTGATCGAAAAGCTCGACTACCTGTGCGACCTGGGCGTAAACGCCATCGAAATCATGCCCGTCAAGGAATACCCCGGAGACTACAGCTGGGGCTACAATCCCCGCTACTTCTGCGCTGTGGAGTCCAGCTACGGCGGCTCGGACGGGCTCAAGCGACTGATTGACGAGTGCCACGGGCGGGGCATTCGGGTCATCCTCGACGGCGTCTACAACCACTCCGAAGCCTCCTGCCCCCTCACCCAGATTGACCACGACTACTGGTATCACCACGAGCCCCGCGATCCCGACAACAACTGGGGGCCTGAATTTAACTACGAGCACTACGACGACAACCTAGACACCTACCCGGCCCGCAAATTTATTGGGGATGTGGTGCGCTTCTGGATTGAGGAGTATCACATTGACGGGATTCGCTACGATGCGGCTCGCCAGATGGCCAACTACGACTTTATGCACTGGATCGTGCAGGAAACCAAGCAGGCCGCAGGCTCCAAGCCCTTCTACAACATCGCAGAGCATATCCCGGAGACCACGAGCATCACAGGCCTAGAGGGGCCGATGGATGGCTGCTGGCACGAAAGCTTTTATCACTGCGTGCTGGCCCATATTTGCGGCGATACCTTTGACCTGGAGCCGCTCAAGGACGCCATTGACGGCAAGCGACAGGGCTTTTTGGGCGCGACCAACTTGGTCAACTACCTGACCAATCACGACCATAACCATGTGCTGGCAGAACTGGCCGATCGCGACATCTTTGATGAGGCTGCCTTCAAGCGGGTGAAGCTAGGAGCGGCGCTGCTGATGACGGCGATGGGGGTGCCGCTGATCTGGATGGGCGAAGAGTTTGGCGAGTACAAGTACAAGAGCATCGAGCCGTCGAAGATTGAGTGGCCGCTGCTGGCGAATGATCTCAATCAGGGCCTGCTGAACTATTACAAGGGGCTGCTGCACCTGCGCAAAACGAATCAGGCTCTCTATGGGGAGAATGTGGAGTTTTTCCATGAGAACCCAGAGTCGCGAGTGCTGGCCTACACGCGCTGGAATGATGAGGGCTCGCGGGTGGTGGTGGTGGCGAATTTCTCGGACCAGTTCCTCGCGGGGTATGCAGTGCCGAACTTCCCGGCAGATGGCACCTGGCACGAGTGGACCGGGGACTATGACGTGGAGGTGGGCGATCGCACGCTGATGACAGACTTGCCAGAGTACGAAGCGAAGGTCTTTGTTTGGTAG
- a CDS encoding transglycosylase SLT domain-containing protein: protein MLKRRRNQVLIVAGSGLCALLLGAALPMTQSPGSPLRFDWLTRWTAIAPWQSTAALRIQAVPTGAVAALVSQTPAQRAEKLQALAEDRNSPDRAQARYLLASDLIRQGRGEAAVALLENLEQDYPLMAPYIALQRAQAYSLAGGNPQKAEAAWQALLKKYPQEPVAAEALYILGQKDPSYWDRAIADFPAHPRSVEIAQTRLRQKPGQPELLLLITRHGLYLKNYLTYLNQLAERPPASLTPEDWEAIAFGYWEKQAYGEAGRAYARAPQTPRNLYRAGRGLQLAEQTAAARQAYQRLIQTFPEAEETATGLIRLAAVSDAKAAVPYLDQVLDRFADQLPEKAAEALVDKAEILDSLNSRTSAQQARQSVLSQYGSTEAAAEMRWQQAQRLAKSGDLRSAWQWAQPITEQNPTSEIAPQAAFWVGKWAERLGNAQEARSAFRFVLSNYPESYYAWRSANILGLDVGGFDTVRSLTPEVVKAPQRFDLIAGSEVLRELHRLGQDQDAWTRWQMEFKNFMEPTVAEQFTDGIVRLGVGDNLEGLFMISSLAWRENPEDQKQYQALRKQPAYWQALYPFPFRETIEKQAQANQLNPLLVTALIRQESRFEPAIESVVGATGLMQVMPETADWIASQTKWKGYSLAKPEDNIKFGTWYLDHTHEEYGNNSLLAVASYNAGPGSVAGWLKEWGGRDVDEFVEGIPFPETRGYVKSVFENYWNYARIYSPQIAELVASQR, encoded by the coding sequence ATGCTAAAACGACGCAGAAACCAAGTGCTGATAGTGGCAGGCTCTGGTCTCTGTGCGCTGCTGTTGGGCGCTGCCCTGCCCATGACCCAAAGCCCCGGATCGCCCCTGCGCTTTGACTGGCTGACTCGCTGGACGGCGATCGCCCCCTGGCAGTCCACCGCCGCTCTCCGGATCCAAGCGGTGCCTACGGGAGCCGTCGCGGCTCTGGTGTCCCAGACCCCCGCTCAGCGGGCCGAGAAGCTGCAAGCCCTCGCCGAAGACCGCAACTCCCCCGATCGCGCCCAGGCCCGCTATCTCCTAGCCAGTGACCTGATCCGCCAGGGTCGCGGTGAGGCCGCCGTTGCTCTCCTGGAAAACCTTGAGCAAGACTACCCGCTGATGGCGCCCTACATTGCCCTTCAGCGGGCGCAGGCCTACAGCTTGGCAGGCGGAAACCCTCAAAAGGCCGAAGCGGCCTGGCAAGCGCTGCTGAAGAAATATCCCCAGGAGCCCGTTGCCGCAGAGGCGCTGTACATCCTGGGCCAAAAAGACCCCAGCTACTGGGACCGCGCGATCGCCGACTTTCCGGCCCATCCCCGCAGCGTCGAAATCGCCCAAACCCGTCTGCGCCAAAAACCCGGTCAGCCGGAGCTCCTGCTGCTGATTACTCGCCACGGGCTCTACCTCAAAAACTATCTCACCTACCTCAACCAGCTTGCTGAGCGGCCCCCCGCCTCCCTCACTCCCGAAGACTGGGAGGCGATCGCCTTTGGCTACTGGGAAAAGCAGGCCTACGGCGAAGCGGGCCGCGCCTACGCCCGAGCCCCCCAAACCCCGCGCAACCTCTATCGGGCCGGTCGAGGCTTGCAGCTGGCTGAGCAAACCGCCGCCGCCCGCCAGGCCTACCAGCGCCTCATTCAGACCTTCCCAGAGGCCGAAGAAACCGCCACCGGCCTGATTCGCCTGGCGGCGGTCTCCGACGCCAAAGCCGCCGTCCCCTATCTTGATCAGGTCCTCGATCGCTTCGCCGATCAGCTCCCCGAGAAGGCCGCCGAAGCCCTCGTCGACAAAGCAGAAATCCTGGACAGTCTCAACAGTCGCACCTCCGCCCAGCAGGCGCGCCAGTCCGTCCTGAGCCAGTACGGCTCCACCGAAGCCGCCGCCGAGATGCGCTGGCAGCAGGCCCAGCGCCTAGCCAAATCCGGCGACCTGCGGAGCGCCTGGCAGTGGGCTCAGCCCATCACCGAACAGAATCCCACCAGCGAGATTGCCCCGCAGGCCGCTTTTTGGGTGGGTAAATGGGCCGAGCGCCTCGGCAACGCCCAAGAAGCCCGCTCTGCCTTCCGGTTCGTCCTCAGCAACTATCCCGAGTCCTACTACGCCTGGCGATCGGCCAATATTTTGGGCCTAGACGTGGGTGGCTTTGACACCGTGCGCAGCCTGACCCCCGAAGTCGTCAAGGCCCCCCAGCGCTTTGATCTGATCGCTGGCTCCGAGGTGCTGCGGGAGCTGCACCGCCTCGGCCAAGATCAAGATGCCTGGACCCGCTGGCAAATGGAATTTAAAAATTTCATGGAGCCCACTGTCGCGGAACAGTTTACCGACGGCATTGTGCGCTTGGGGGTTGGCGACAATCTCGAAGGCCTGTTCATGATTTCCAGCCTGGCCTGGCGCGAAAATCCCGAGGATCAAAAGCAGTACCAGGCCCTGCGCAAGCAGCCCGCCTACTGGCAAGCGCTCTATCCCTTCCCCTTCCGAGAGACGATCGAAAAGCAGGCCCAGGCCAATCAGCTCAATCCGCTGCTCGTAACGGCCCTGATCCGCCAGGAATCTCGCTTTGAGCCGGCCATTGAGTCAGTGGTAGGGGCCACGGGCCTGATGCAGGTGATGCCGGAAACCGCAGACTGGATCGCCAGCCAGACGAAGTGGAAAGGGTACTCTCTGGCCAAGCCTGAAGACAACATCAAGTTTGGGACTTGGTACCTAGATCACACTCACGAAGAATACGGCAACAATTCTCTCTTGGCGGTCGCGAGCTACAATGCAGGGCCCGGTAGCGTTGCGGGATGGCTCAAGGAGTGGGGCGGCCGCGATGTGGATGAGTTCGTAGAGGGAATCCCCTTCCCGGAAACGCGCGGCTACGTGAAGTCTGTCTTCGAGAACTACTGGAACTACGCTCGGATCTATAGCCCTCAGATTGCTGAGCTAGTCGCATCCCAGCGCTAG
- a CDS encoding 1-acyl-sn-glycerol-3-phosphate acyltransferase, whose translation MPSDDRPLQLSRLLVTGLGTRVFTFYGDRVPLSGSVLLVSNHRSFMDAPLLMAATGRTVRFACHHYMGRVPGLREVVEGLGCFPLEAPQDRHRGFFRTASRFLRAQECVGVFPEGTQPMVSATDPRSLCEFQRGFAHLALRSPVKDLAVLPVAIASQTERRNTTVPLRMLSWIDPSEPLFDQPGWHPMVVYERVNVLVGRPRWITPQERSRYQNKQGLTTVQELTDYCQGEIEALLAQGCC comes from the coding sequence ATGCCATCTGATGATCGCCCTCTACAACTTTCACGGCTGCTTGTGACGGGTTTGGGGACGCGAGTGTTTACTTTCTATGGCGATCGCGTTCCGCTGTCGGGCTCGGTGCTTTTAGTCAGCAATCATCGCAGTTTTATGGATGCGCCGCTGCTGATGGCGGCGACGGGGCGGACGGTGCGCTTTGCGTGCCACCACTATATGGGCCGGGTGCCGGGGCTGCGGGAGGTGGTGGAGGGGCTGGGTTGCTTTCCTCTGGAGGCGCCCCAGGACCGCCATCGAGGATTTTTCCGGACGGCGTCTCGCTTTTTGCGCGCTCAGGAGTGCGTGGGGGTGTTTCCGGAGGGGACGCAGCCGATGGTGTCTGCGACGGATCCGCGATCGCTGTGTGAGTTTCAGCGGGGCTTTGCGCACTTGGCGCTGCGATCGCCGGTGAAGGATTTGGCGGTGCTGCCGGTGGCGATCGCCTCCCAGACCGAGCGCCGCAATACGACGGTGCCGCTGCGAATGCTGAGCTGGATTGATCCGTCGGAGCCACTGTTTGATCAGCCGGGCTGGCATCCGATGGTGGTCTATGAGCGGGTCAATGTGTTGGTGGGGCGGCCCCGCTGGATCACGCCTCAGGAGCGATCGCGCTATCAGAATAAACAGGGGCTGACGACGGTGCAGGAGCTGACGGACTATTGCCAAGGCGAGATTGAGGCGCTGCTGGCTCAGGGCTGTTGCTAG